A region of the Verrucomicrobiota bacterium genome:
GTGCTCGATGGCCTGACTTTCCTCACGAAGAAAGCGGCAGCGACACCGTGAACGTCGTCCCCTCGCCGACCGTGCTCTCGAACGTGATCGAACCGCCCAACTGCTCGACGATCTTGCGCGCGATCGACAACCCAAGCCCCGTGCCGACCCGCTCATGCTGCTTGGCGTTCGGCGCGCGGTAGAATTCCTCGAAGATGTGCTCGCGCGCCTCGGGCGGGATACCGATTCCGCTATCCCGCACGCGCACCACCACGCGCTTCCCCTCGATGCCCGCCCGGACCGATACCGTGCCCCTTTCCGGCGTGTACTTCACGGCGTTCTCGACCAGCACGACGAACATCTGCTGCAACCGGTTGCGGACGGCCTGCAGGCTCGGTAGCTCGCGCGGGATCCCGGTCTCGAGCCTGATCGCCTTCTGCTGCGCCGCGTTGCGCGACGACTCGACAACCGCCTCGAGCAGCGACGACAGCTCGACCTCCTCGGTCTGCTCCGCCTCATCGAGCGACTTGACCTTCGTCAGCTCGAGCATGTCGTTGATCAGGTCAAGCAGTTCGCCCGACTGCTTCTCGGCCCGCTCGACAAGTTCCGTCTGCTTCGCCGCATCGCCGGCGTACCCGCCCGTGATCGTGCGCAGCACAGTCTGAATCGACGAGAGCGGCGCCCGCAACTGGTGGCTCACGAGCCGGTAGAAGCTGCTCTTCTCCGTGTCGAGCCGCCGCAGCTTCACGTACGCCTCCTGGAGCCGGTCCGACCGCACCTGGAGCTCGTGCTGCGCCTCGGCCAGCTCGACCTCGCGCCGCCGCAGCCGGTTGCTGATCCCGCCGACCAGCAAGGCGATGGTCAGCAGCGTCACCGCCGTCACCACCATCACTGCAAAGAGAAAGACAGGCCGCCGGAAGGCAGCTGTTAC
Encoded here:
- a CDS encoding HAMP domain-containing histidine kinase — protein: MSGEIGPMIAREEELVYRARWLVRIRWLVAVLMAGGAIGAWLVGIAYPTEWLLVVAGTVGVYNILFCAAKAWASANVRRAYRFINIQIAADYGALLFWIYFTGGPVSFFLPFFAFHLVLSGILVSRRMTVLHAGLALAGLAVMSLAVTHGILRNYSPLDAAVTAAFRRPVFLFAVMVVTAVTLLTIALLVGGISNRLRRREVELAEAQHELQVRSDRLQEAYVKLRRLDTEKSSFYRLVSHQLRAPLSSIQTVLRTITGGYAGDAAKQTELVERAEKQSGELLDLINDMLELTKVKSLDEAEQTEEVELSSLLEAVVESSRNAAQQKAIRLETGIPRELPSLQAVRNRLQQMFVVLVENAVKYTPERGTVSVRAGIEGKRVVVRVRDSGIGIPPEAREHIFEEFYRAPNAKQHERVGTGLGLSIARKIVEQLGGSITFESTVGEGTTFTVSLPLSS